The following coding sequences lie in one Musa acuminata AAA Group cultivar baxijiao chromosome BXJ3-1, Cavendish_Baxijiao_AAA, whole genome shotgun sequence genomic window:
- the LOC135628176 gene encoding uncharacterized protein LOC135628176, which translates to MESPRSLRHRLRLLALAILSVLYRSAPWRLLSLVALWDSVLHLAFLFRGLRPVTLDLGHACVHLWVPAPARGRPRKPALVLVHGFGGNSRWQWEGQIGPLSRSFDLYIPDLVFFGNSRSASRDRSLGYQASCIAEAMQRLGVARYSVVGISYGGFVAFRMAEGPAAGAVERVAILTAGICLTPEQLRDFAAKEERDVCELLLPQNAEDLMNLLRRSKYRHPKWIPAFLLQDFIEVMYRNQRMERSELLKKLLEKGIDLDPIPVLNQDTLILWGDKDDIFPLPLAHQLHRHLGKKSRLEVLKDAGHALQLEKPDQVNHLIEQFLKGVSDINL; encoded by the exons GCCATTCTCTCAGTCCTCTACCGGTCGGCCCCCTGGCGCCTCCTCTCCTTGGTCGCCCTGTGGGATTCCGTCCTCCACCTCGCCTTCCTCTTCCGTGGCCTACGCCCCGTCACCCTCGACCTCGGCCACGCCTGCGTCCATCTCTGGGTTCCCGCCCCAGCCCGTGGCCGCCCCAGAAAGCCGGCCCTCGTCCTCGTTCACGGCTTCGGCGGCAACTCCAGGTGGCAGTGGGAAGGCCAGATCGGGCCCCTCTCCCGATCCTTCGACCTCTACATTCCCGACTTGGTCTTCTTCGGCAACTCCCGATCCGCTAGCCGCGACCGGTCCTTGGGCTACCAGGCGTCGTGCATCGCCGAGGCAATGCAGCGGCTCGGCGTCGCCCGGTACTCCGTGGTGGGGATCAGCTACGGCGGGTTCGTGGCTTTCCGGATGGCGGAGGGGCCGGCGGCGGGGGCCGTGGAGCGGGTGGCGATCCTCACCGCCGGGATCTGCTTGACGCCTGAGCAGCTGAGGGATTTTGCGGCGAAGGAGGAGAGGGACGTCTGCGAGCTCCTCCTGCCCCAGAACGCGGAGGACCTGATGAACCTCCTCCGCCGATCCAAGTACCGCCACCCCAAGTGGATCCCCGCCTTCTTGCTCCAAGATTTCATCGAG GTGATGTATAGGAATCAACGGATGGAGAGGTCGGAACTGCTGAAAAAACTTTTAGAAAAGGGAATTGACCTGGACCCAATTCCTGTTCTTAATCAG GACACTCTTATACTATGGGgtgacaaagatgatattttcCCTCTCCCACTTGCTCATCAATTACACAG ACATCTGGGAAAGAAATCAAGGTTGGAGGTACTCAAAGATGCTGGCCATGCATTGCAACTGGAAAAACCTGATCAGGTTAACCACTTGATTGAACAGTTTCTCAAGGGTGTGTCTGATATCAACTTATAG